A single region of the Nicotiana sylvestris chromosome 6, ASM39365v2, whole genome shotgun sequence genome encodes:
- the LOC138870362 gene encoding uncharacterized protein, which translates to MDWLSPYHAMLDYHAKTVTLALPGFPRLERRRTPGHSTSRIISYMKARRMVEKGWLSYLAYVRDSSAEVPSIDSVPVVQEVPKEFPVDLSGMPPDRDIDFCINLVVGTQPISIMPYGMAPPELKELKEQLQNYLVRALLDLVSHPGCAGVVC; encoded by the coding sequence atggattggttgtcaccttatcatgccatGTTGGAttatcacgccaagaccgtgaccttagccttgccggggtttCCTCGATTGGAGCGGAgaaggactcctggtcattctaccagtaggattatctcttatatgaaggctcggcgtatggtcgagaaggggtggttgtcttatttggcttatgttcgtgattctagtgctgaggttccttctatagaTTCTGTGCCAGTTGTTCAGGAGGTTCCAAAGgagtttcctgtagacctgtcggggatgccacctgacagggatattgacttttgcattaatttggttgtgggcactcagcccatttctatcatgCCGTAtggcatggccccgccagagttgaaggaattgaaggagcaattgcagaATTATTTggtaagggctttattagacctagtgtctcaccctgggtgcgccggtgttgtttgttaa